One segment of Stomatobaculum sp. F0698 DNA contains the following:
- a CDS encoding amino acid ABC transporter ATP-binding/permease protein translates to MNKRRSDLAIMGSLIGLVKPLTLIMLTGILLGVLGFLCAIFITILGGYGVIKGLAAVAGSEVPGQFTALFGGSSKQLFTAILVFAILRGVLHYGEQYCNHYIAFRILAIIRHKVFAVLRKLCPAKLEGRDKGNLIAVITSDIELLEVFFAHTISPIAIAFLTSLIMAGFIGTQHRLAGLLAVLAYVTVGIGLPIRNGRRSAEAGMALRSEMGELNHFVLESLYGVDELLQFNRGETKLAEMEQRSERLAGFQKKLSDFEGSQRALTNLVIQLYSFGMLFLMLFLYRRGEATFSGMLLATLAMMGSFGPVVALSSLSNNLNQTLACGERVLSLLEETPEVAERSDGERPSFEGAALDSVSFAYREEKILSEFSLQIERGKVLGIHGASGSGKSTLLKLLMRFWDVQKGAVRISGEDVRDIQTAALREMTSYVTQDTVLFRDTIAKNIAVAKLDATQAEIEAAAAKASIHDFIMSLPKGYETELGELGDRLSGGEKQRIGLARAFLHEADFILLDEPTSNLDVLNEGIILKSLSEEKEGKTIVLVSHRQSTMSVADCRYHMDNGRVS, encoded by the coding sequence ATGAATAAACGAAGATCGGATCTCGCGATCATGGGCAGCCTGATCGGGCTCGTGAAGCCCCTCACTCTAATTATGTTAACCGGTATTCTGCTCGGCGTGCTCGGCTTTCTCTGCGCCATTTTCATCACGATACTCGGCGGCTACGGTGTAATCAAGGGGCTCGCAGCGGTCGCGGGCAGCGAAGTTCCGGGGCAGTTCACGGCGTTGTTCGGCGGCTCTTCTAAGCAGCTCTTTACCGCAATTTTGGTGTTTGCGATTTTGCGCGGCGTCCTGCACTACGGCGAGCAGTACTGTAACCACTACATTGCCTTTCGCATTCTGGCCATCATCCGCCATAAGGTCTTTGCGGTTCTGAGAAAACTCTGCCCGGCAAAACTTGAGGGCAGGGATAAGGGCAATCTCATTGCCGTCATCACGAGCGATATCGAACTCCTGGAAGTGTTCTTTGCGCACACCATATCTCCGATTGCGATTGCCTTTCTGACCTCGCTCATCATGGCGGGCTTTATCGGGACGCAGCACAGACTTGCGGGCTTGCTTGCCGTTCTCGCATATGTGACGGTCGGCATAGGCCTTCCGATTCGGAACGGCAGACGGAGCGCCGAGGCGGGCATGGCCTTACGAAGCGAGATGGGAGAACTCAATCACTTTGTCTTGGAGAGCCTCTACGGCGTGGACGAGCTCCTACAGTTCAATCGGGGAGAAACGAAGCTCGCGGAAATGGAGCAAAGATCCGAACGGCTTGCGGGCTTTCAGAAAAAGCTGAGCGACTTTGAGGGTTCGCAGCGTGCGCTCACCAATCTGGTCATTCAGCTCTATTCCTTCGGTATGCTCTTTTTGATGCTCTTCCTCTATCGACGGGGAGAGGCCACGTTCTCGGGCATGCTGCTTGCGACCCTCGCGATGATGGGCTCCTTCGGCCCCGTGGTTGCGCTCTCATCTCTCTCGAACAATCTAAACCAGACGCTGGCCTGCGGAGAGCGCGTGCTCTCGCTACTCGAAGAGACGCCGGAGGTGGCAGAGCGAAGCGACGGGGAGAGGCCATCTTTCGAGGGCGCGGCGCTTGACTCGGTCAGCTTTGCCTACCGGGAAGAGAAGATTTTGAGCGAGTTCTCTCTGCAAATCGAAAGAGGGAAGGTGCTCGGCATTCACGGCGCGAGCGGCTCCGGAAAATCGACCCTCTTAAAGCTCTTGATGCGCTTTTGGGATGTGCAAAAGGGCGCGGTGCGAATCTCGGGGGAGGATGTGCGGGACATTCAAACCGCGGCGCTCCGAGAAATGACAAGCTATGTGACCCAGGACACCGTACTCTTCCGTGATACGATTGCAAAGAACATAGCGGTCGCAAAGCTCGATGCGACACAGGCGGAGATTGAGGCCGCGGCGGCAAAGGCGAGCATCCATGACTTCATCATGAGCCTCCCGAAAGGCTATGAGACCGAACTCGGCGAGCTCGGCGACAGGCTCTCGGGCGGAGAGAAGCAGAGAATAGGCCTCGCAAGAGCCTTTCTCCACGAGGCCGATTTTATCCTCTTGGATGAGCCGACCAGCAATCTGGACGTGCTGAACGAGGGCATTATCTTAAAATCCCTTTCGGAAGAAAAAGAAGGAAAAACCATAGTGCTGGTCTCGCATCGGCAGTCCACGATGTCTGTTGCGGATTGCCGCTATCACATGGACAACGGAAGGGTTTCGTAA
- a CDS encoding N-acetylmuramoyl-L-alanine amidase family protein, whose amino-acid sequence MRKYGLKALALATAMSMVLSSPLQVFAKRRANTAGSWKQSGENWSFLDEKGQNVLGWIYENGSWYYVDPKTGTLRSGWLYLADGSQYFFSNKHDGSFGKMLTGWNWIDGNCYYFVTEADEREGKLIKDGMTPDGYRVDKDGKWVDASGNIQSRTGEGYITKSASAGKGGSGSGKSGGKSSSGKRGGSGGGGSRSGRRGGGSGGSSGGSSHTTPVKPVQPEEQSKPAQPASPSNPAQPGVITPENPTNPANPAVSPEAPEHPVGPVEDDRPGKNGDASKPENKQPEKELKSRMVHLGFADFVTVVFRQGTLADHEIYVDGVNVTEAVRKVDDAGRVVKWASTVASPKELVVVNKADGSTEQTLRLNAGTASETVTPGNPEDQPDYILSRGRVSKFDYLLAPKDKEGRDRILPATTTFDLLQERKENSDAVTTQFYVKAVEINAEGKGVQKDNIVIKFNVENEEQKKWFEGIDSLKIMNNENWPVNRNPTFTKEVKDTKHGKNGIIQIPTGQDNMRSRGIYRVNIHSSYTNETVTVPFELVSSAKFSLKQRVETANPKAGERVQFNVEASGGESFGNDLKIDSMRVTLKKPSGKVVELKYIDDFFNFGDLFVLYGKSSNEEKTVNTDEVGVYTLTLKYSGYQTIKKKFEVYPGQSFLKEEDSETELKAKKSARSKPVEIDAVSSATTGSVSGKKSSGSSGGGQYVDGRMVFDYDLLTNALILNEIEALNEDARAVVKRFFETTESDYIYKDGAEKLYRFTDYMDAYKESRLAGGKSLSFKEYTDSHAAASYAEPNEVQNVLEDGSLGALTSFKFYKGDKIPDFSGTTAVAGNDFVLRTDDSAYLEAIRGLYVDGESRNLMDAYEKQYVLDQAAGTLTVKRGAFNFYNTPEVGEHKLKIDAGQKYRTAELKLTYTAAEALPTLALQGEAKQNADITVNVEGLSAERLAAKLAKVELSNSEESGLRRLMTATEGGTSSDDYYALSGTQLILKGGLFKTTGNYSLYLKFTDAKIPVKLDFTVAAAEATPEQPAVEEKAAPSGATLGTNRGVFGSETVLSFEGLSGEELGNYLSKITELRVNGTVFEKSNFSYGLGAAAYVLKKDAYGRNNALALGSAAAQAGEKKIEITAEGYAKLTVTIPAEGGASAPETPAVETKAAPTSATLEKEESLLSSNWLLHFEGLSADELESYLSKITELSVNGTAYERKSYSYGLGNSEYGFHKDSYGRNDGLKFALGALAAGENRIVVKAEGYAEKEFAVQNGNAAPAETAKKKAPTAAQAEKVSPRQGYDSGTKEVYDLTFTGLDADALDTYLRAKITKLTVNGKRYTEAQSKNYLFSMDDKYATLFDRTYKKNGVRLSANGFTEANNEVILEVEGYEPFRFTVERASAEESENEAAAGKAVPTGAVIEKVIPRQGYDIGSKPAYALSFEGLEDEALDTWLRSNDLEVSVNGKKLSSVHANYIHLYDDRFAFSLKRYRRAGLTLSGNLFESGSNEVTVKAGGYQVGSFTLTVE is encoded by the coding sequence ATGAGAAAGTATGGTTTAAAGGCGCTTGCCCTTGCAACGGCAATGAGCATGGTTCTATCGAGCCCGCTGCAGGTCTTTGCAAAGAGACGTGCGAACACGGCGGGAAGCTGGAAGCAGAGCGGTGAAAACTGGTCCTTCTTGGATGAAAAGGGACAGAATGTCCTCGGCTGGATTTACGAAAACGGCAGCTGGTACTATGTAGACCCGAAGACGGGAACACTTCGCAGCGGCTGGCTTTACCTTGCGGACGGCAGTCAGTACTTCTTCAGCAACAAGCACGACGGCAGCTTCGGCAAGATGTTGACCGGCTGGAACTGGATTGACGGCAACTGCTACTACTTTGTGACCGAGGCGGATGAGCGCGAGGGTAAGCTGATTAAGGACGGCATGACGCCGGACGGCTATCGCGTGGACAAGGACGGCAAGTGGGTCGATGCGAGCGGCAACATTCAGAGCCGCACGGGTGAGGGCTATATCACCAAGAGCGCAAGCGCAGGCAAGGGCGGCTCCGGCAGCGGCAAGTCGGGCGGAAAGTCTTCTTCCGGAAAGCGCGGCGGTTCGGGCGGCGGCGGAAGCCGTAGCGGCAGAAGGGGAGGCGGCTCCGGCGGTTCAAGCGGCGGCAGCTCCCACACGACGCCGGTAAAGCCGGTACAGCCCGAGGAACAGAGTAAGCCGGCACAGCCCGCAAGCCCGAGCAACCCCGCACAGCCGGGTGTGATTACCCCGGAGAATCCGACAAATCCGGCAAATCCGGCGGTAAGCCCGGAGGCACCCGAGCATCCGGTGGGTCCGGTGGAAGATGACAGACCGGGCAAGAATGGGGATGCTTCCAAGCCTGAAAACAAGCAGCCTGAGAAGGAACTGAAGAGCCGCATGGTGCACCTCGGTTTTGCGGACTTTGTGACGGTGGTATTCCGTCAGGGAACGCTTGCGGACCATGAGATCTATGTGGACGGCGTGAATGTCACCGAGGCAGTGCGGAAGGTGGATGATGCCGGCCGGGTGGTGAAGTGGGCTTCCACGGTGGCTTCTCCGAAGGAGCTGGTCGTGGTCAACAAGGCGGACGGCAGCACGGAGCAGACGCTTCGCCTGAATGCCGGTACCGCAAGCGAGACGGTCACGCCGGGCAATCCGGAGGATCAGCCGGACTACATTCTTTCCCGCGGTCGCGTCTCGAAGTTTGACTACCTGCTTGCGCCGAAGGACAAGGAGGGCAGGGACCGCATACTCCCGGCAACGACGACCTTTGATCTTCTGCAGGAGAGAAAAGAGAACAGCGACGCAGTCACGACGCAGTTCTATGTGAAGGCTGTGGAGATCAACGCAGAGGGCAAGGGCGTTCAAAAGGACAACATTGTCATCAAGTTCAATGTCGAGAACGAGGAGCAGAAGAAGTGGTTTGAGGGCATTGACAGCCTGAAGATTATGAACAACGAGAACTGGCCGGTCAACCGGAACCCGACATTCACGAAGGAAGTCAAGGATACGAAGCACGGCAAAAACGGCATCATCCAAATTCCGACGGGTCAGGATAACATGCGGAGCAGAGGCATCTACCGCGTGAACATTCACTCGAGCTATACGAACGAGACGGTCACGGTGCCGTTTGAGCTTGTGAGCAGCGCAAAGTTCAGCTTAAAGCAGCGCGTTGAGACCGCAAACCCGAAGGCGGGCGAGCGCGTCCAGTTCAACGTGGAGGCGAGCGGCGGCGAGAGCTTCGGAAACGATTTGAAGATCGATTCCATGCGCGTCACGTTAAAGAAGCCGAGCGGTAAGGTCGTTGAGCTAAAGTACATCGACGATTTCTTCAACTTCGGCGACCTCTTTGTCCTCTACGGAAAGAGCTCCAATGAGGAGAAGACGGTCAACACGGACGAGGTCGGTGTCTACACATTAACGCTCAAGTACTCGGGCTATCAGACGATTAAGAAAAAGTTTGAGGTTTACCCGGGTCAGTCCTTCTTAAAGGAAGAGGACAGCGAGACCGAGTTGAAGGCAAAGAAGAGCGCGAGAAGTAAGCCGGTCGAGATCGATGCGGTCTCGAGTGCAACGACGGGTTCCGTCTCCGGCAAGAAGAGCAGCGGCAGCAGCGGCGGCGGCCAGTATGTGGACGGCCGCATGGTCTTTGACTACGATCTCCTGACCAATGCGCTGATTCTCAATGAAATCGAGGCGCTGAACGAGGATGCGCGGGCGGTGGTGAAGCGCTTCTTCGAGACGACGGAGAGCGATTACATCTATAAGGACGGCGCGGAGAAGTTGTACCGCTTCACGGACTACATGGATGCCTACAAGGAGTCGCGCCTTGCGGGTGGCAAGAGCCTTAGCTTCAAGGAATATACGGACTCCCACGCGGCGGCAAGCTATGCGGAACCGAACGAGGTGCAGAATGTCCTTGAGGACGGCAGCCTCGGCGCACTGACGAGCTTTAAGTTCTATAAGGGCGACAAGATTCCGGACTTTAGCGGCACGACAGCGGTCGCGGGCAATGACTTTGTGCTTCGCACGGATGACAGCGCTTACCTCGAGGCAATCCGCGGTCTCTATGTGGACGGCGAGAGCCGTAACCTCATGGACGCTTACGAAAAGCAGTACGTGTTGGATCAAGCGGCGGGCACGCTTACCGTGAAGCGCGGCGCATTTAACTTCTACAACACGCCGGAGGTCGGCGAGCACAAGCTGAAGATTGATGCGGGGCAGAAGTACAGAACGGCGGAACTGAAACTTACCTATACGGCTGCGGAGGCGTTGCCGACCCTTGCGCTGCAGGGCGAGGCAAAGCAGAACGCGGATATCACGGTGAACGTGGAAGGTCTCAGCGCTGAGAGATTGGCGGCAAAGCTCGCAAAGGTGGAGCTCAGCAATTCGGAGGAGAGCGGTCTCAGAAGACTCATGACGGCAACGGAGGGCGGTACGAGTTCCGACGATTACTATGCGCTCTCCGGCACACAGCTCATTCTGAAGGGCGGACTCTTTAAGACTACCGGCAATTACTCGCTCTATCTTAAGTTTACGGATGCCAAGATACCGGTGAAGTTAGACTTTACGGTCGCGGCGGCAGAGGCAACGCCCGAGCAGCCCGCGGTCGAGGAGAAGGCAGCGCCGAGCGGCGCAACCCTCGGCACGAATCGCGGTGTCTTTGGCAGCGAGACTGTACTTAGCTTCGAGGGACTTTCCGGGGAGGAACTCGGCAACTACCTCTCGAAGATTACGGAGCTCCGTGTGAACGGAACGGTCTTTGAAAAGAGCAACTTTAGCTACGGCCTCGGCGCCGCCGCGTATGTGCTGAAAAAAGATGCTTACGGCAGAAACAATGCCCTGGCGCTCGGCAGCGCGGCAGCACAGGCAGGCGAGAAGAAGATTGAAATTACGGCAGAGGGCTATGCGAAACTGACGGTCACAATCCCGGCAGAGGGAGGCGCTTCCGCGCCGGAGACGCCGGCAGTCGAGACCAAGGCAGCGCCGACAAGCGCAACGCTTGAGAAGGAAGAGAGCCTGCTCAGCAGCAACTGGCTTCTTCACTTCGAGGGTCTCTCGGCGGATGAGCTTGAGAGCTATCTTTCGAAGATCACGGAGCTCAGCGTAAACGGTACGGCCTACGAGCGGAAGAGCTACAGCTACGGTCTCGGGAACAGCGAGTACGGCTTCCACAAGGACAGCTACGGCAGAAACGACGGCCTCAAGTTTGCGCTCGGGGCTTTGGCGGCGGGCGAAAACCGCATTGTCGTGAAGGCCGAGGGCTACGCAGAGAAGGAATTTGCGGTGCAAAACGGAAACGCTGCACCGGCCGAAACGGCAAAGAAGAAAGCGCCGACGGCTGCTCAGGCAGAGAAGGTTTCGCCGCGTCAGGGCTATGACAGCGGCACGAAGGAGGTCTATGATCTCACCTTCACGGGACTCGATGCGGATGCTCTGGATACCTACCTTCGCGCCAAGATTACGAAGCTCACGGTGAACGGAAAGCGTTATACGGAAGCGCAGAGCAAGAACTATCTCTTCTCGATGGACGATAAGTATGCGACGCTCTTTGACAGAACTTACAAGAAGAACGGCGTGCGCCTCTCGGCGAACGGCTTTACCGAGGCGAACAATGAAGTCATTCTTGAAGTAGAGGGGTACGAGCCCTTCCGCTTTACGGTGGAGCGTGCTTCCGCGGAAGAGAGTGAGAACGAGGCGGCAGCGGGTAAGGCAGTGCCGACCGGCGCGGTGATTGAGAAAGTGATTCCGCGTCAGGGCTATGACATCGGATCGAAGCCCGCGTATGCGCTCAGCTTTGAAGGACTCGAGGATGAGGCGCTCGACACCTGGCTTCGAAGCAATGACTTGGAAGTTTCGGTGAACGGCAAGAAACTGAGCTCGGTTCATGCGAATTACATCCACCTGTATGACGATCGCTTTGCCTTTAGTCTGAAGCGCTATCGTCGCGCGGGCCTCACGCTGAGCGGCAATCTCTTTGAGAGCGGCAGCAATGAGGTGACGGTGAAAGCCGGCGGATATCAGGTCGGTAGCTTCACACTTACGGTAGAATAA
- a CDS encoding nitrous oxide-stimulated promoter family protein — translation MRRETPEKKRQDEKRLVAEMIAYYCQKKHGSAAGMLCEDCLKLEGYAHTRIARCPFTESKTFCSHCEVHCYAPEMRERIREVMRYSGPRMLIRHPLLVVRHALTGMQNKKAGKKGERDD, via the coding sequence ATGAGGAGAGAAACGCCTGAAAAGAAGCGGCAGGATGAAAAACGGCTCGTTGCGGAGATGATTGCATATTACTGCCAAAAGAAGCACGGCAGCGCGGCAGGGATGCTCTGTGAGGATTGCCTGAAACTGGAGGGCTATGCGCACACGCGCATTGCGCGCTGCCCCTTCACGGAGAGCAAGACATTTTGCAGCCACTGCGAAGTGCACTGCTACGCTCCCGAGATGCGGGAGAGGATACGCGAAGTCATGCGCTACAGCGGCCCGCGCATGCTCATACGTCACCCGCTCCTCGTGGTGCGGCACGCACTCACGGGCATGCAAAACAAAAAGGCAGGCAAGAAGGGGGAAAGAGATGATTAA
- a CDS encoding ABC transporter ATP-binding protein/permease, with protein sequence MIKMRLIRLLKGAGQYVVYQILWQWLSLLVQIVIVWNIAGLIEDVRNQGIGTERILVALGIIIPGLLLRFVCDRLYTAASFRASADVKRILRGRIYQKILRIGPSYREQIGSAELVQMSGEGVEQLETYFGRYLSQFFYALLAPLTLFFVLSPIDLRTATLLLLAVPLIPVVIMLVMLVAKRLLSRYFDIYYGLGDSFLEKLQGMTTLKIYQADRAAADDMDRESERFRKITMKVLTMQLNSTSVMDIIAYGGAAVGIVSALTRFASGELSLAGVLMFILLAAEFFLPMRILGSFFHIGMNGMKASDRIFAFLDLPEPEPGQAELGAGHIDIRMEELSFSYEESRPILKGITLALPAQSFVSLVGVSGSGKSTIAGILMGRNRGYGGSLRLNGEELSRISTESLMDHLTMVGHDSRFFRASVRENLLLAKPEATELEMKEALRKVNLLSFIEAQGGLEMQLTSNGSNLSGGQKQRLALARALLHDTPVYIFDEATSNIDAESEEMIMKVIHELTKSRTVLLISHRLANVVDSDKIYMLKDGKIAEAGSHAELMRQAGAYRRLFEEQSQLERFAEGRRDGHE encoded by the coding sequence ATGATTAAAATGCGGCTCATACGGCTCCTAAAGGGGGCCGGTCAGTACGTTGTTTACCAGATACTCTGGCAGTGGCTGTCGCTCCTGGTACAGATTGTGATTGTTTGGAACATCGCGGGGCTCATCGAGGACGTTCGGAACCAAGGAATCGGTACGGAGCGCATTCTCGTTGCGCTCGGAATTATCATACCGGGGCTTTTACTTCGTTTTGTCTGTGACCGCCTCTATACCGCGGCAAGCTTCCGCGCGAGCGCGGACGTGAAGCGCATTCTCCGCGGCCGCATTTATCAAAAGATACTGCGGATCGGCCCTTCTTACCGGGAACAAATCGGCAGCGCCGAACTGGTGCAGATGTCGGGCGAAGGCGTTGAGCAGCTCGAGACTTATTTCGGCCGGTATTTAAGTCAGTTCTTTTACGCCCTGCTTGCGCCGCTCACCCTGTTCTTTGTGCTGTCCCCGATCGATCTTAGAACAGCGACCCTGCTGCTCCTCGCGGTTCCGCTGATTCCGGTGGTCATCATGCTCGTCATGCTGGTCGCAAAGCGCCTTCTGAGCCGCTATTTTGACATCTACTACGGGCTCGGAGACAGCTTTCTCGAAAAGCTGCAGGGCATGACCACTCTGAAGATTTATCAGGCCGATCGAGCGGCGGCTGATGATATGGACCGGGAGTCCGAGCGCTTCCGGAAGATTACGATGAAGGTGCTTACCATGCAGTTAAACAGCACCTCGGTCATGGACATCATCGCCTACGGCGGTGCGGCGGTCGGCATTGTGTCGGCCTTGACCCGCTTTGCGAGCGGCGAACTCTCCCTGGCGGGCGTGCTCATGTTCATCCTGCTCGCGGCAGAGTTCTTTCTGCCGATGCGCATCCTAGGCAGCTTCTTCCACATCGGCATGAACGGCATGAAGGCGAGCGACCGCATTTTTGCTTTTCTGGATCTCCCGGAACCCGAGCCGGGACAGGCAGAACTCGGCGCGGGACATATCGACATCCGCATGGAAGAGCTCAGCTTTTCCTATGAGGAGAGCCGCCCAATCTTAAAGGGCATCACGCTCGCGCTTCCCGCGCAGTCCTTTGTGTCCCTGGTCGGTGTTTCCGGCTCTGGGAAATCCACGATTGCCGGCATACTCATGGGGCGGAACAGAGGTTACGGCGGCTCGCTGCGCTTAAACGGCGAAGAGCTGAGCCGCATTTCGACCGAGAGTCTTATGGATCACCTGACCATGGTAGGGCACGACAGCCGGTTCTTCCGCGCGAGTGTGCGGGAAAACCTCCTGCTCGCAAAGCCGGAGGCGACCGAGCTTGAGATGAAAGAGGCGCTCCGGAAGGTGAATCTCCTCTCCTTTATCGAGGCGCAGGGCGGTCTCGAGATGCAGCTTACATCGAACGGCAGCAACCTCTCGGGCGGACAAAAGCAGCGCCTTGCGCTCGCGAGAGCCCTGCTTCACGACACGCCAGTCTACATCTTTGACGAGGCCACCTCGAACATCGATGCCGAGAGCGAGGAGATGATTATGAAAGTCATACACGAGCTCACAAAGAGCAGAACCGTGCTGCTCATCTCGCACCGACTTGCGAATGTGGTAGACAGCGACAAAATCTATATGCTAAAGGACGGCAAAATCGCGGAGGCGGGCAGTCACGCGGAATTGATGCGGCAAGCGGGTGCGTATCGGCGCCTTTTTGAGGAACAGAGTCAGCTTGAGCGCTTTGCGGAAGGGAGGCGTGACGGTCATGAATAA